The following nucleotide sequence is from Leucoraja erinacea ecotype New England chromosome 2, Leri_hhj_1, whole genome shotgun sequence.
aactctctcttaaatccatccagtgacttggcctccactgccctctgtggcagggaattccataaattcacaactctctgggtgaaaaagttttttctcacctcagtcttaaatgacctcccctttattctaagactgtggcccctggttctggaatgttcttacatacttggctaataaattcttTGTATCCTCTCTCTTGTATCGAGAGTCTTTGCatgaagcagagtgggaagaaatgtagtcttgATAGCTGTTGGAGTCAGTAGGTTGCACCTGCAGACTGCAGTACTTTCCTGCACCATAGGCGCTATTCAGTAAGCGGTTTCCGTTTACACTCACCTGGTGCATTAACAGTTCGGCCAGGCGCTGGGCGCTGGATCGCACCCATGTCATTTGATCGTTTGAGCTCAAGATGGATGTTTCCACCGATAATAAAAATGGGTTGTATTTCTGGAGACCTGTTGCAATAGCTCTGAGGCATGTTTCCTGCAAAAAAGAATAAAAAATTGAATTAGTACAAATTAATGTGGATTTGATTCCTTGTTGTAGCTCTTGCGCTTtttaaatctgcattttctctgtagctggaacatggggggggggggggggggggggtgggggggaatcacATGCATGTAGAGGAGGTTAATTTGGCATCAGGTTGGACAGATACCtcatggactaaagggcctgttcctatgctgtatatTTCTCCGTTCTATGTCACCCTAGATCTCTGTGTTCTGCAACATTGTCTATGGTTTTGCCATTTACATGCAAGTCCTGCCCTGATGtgccttaccaaaatgcaacatcttgtcacccaataagatcatagctgatcttttaCCTTAGTACCATTTTCCAGTATTAATATCGTTCCTTGATTCTGCCAATATCCTGAAATCTATCATTCTCTCTTGAATGTCTTTTGTAACCGAGCCTCCACATGacaagcattctgaaaaaaatcACTTGCTCTGCATGAAGACATTTCCAATCATCAGACCTGCATGGCTAATCGCTTAATTTCAAGGCTGTGATCTCCTCCATCAGTAAGAATGGAGTAAGAATTTTGGATGTTTCGATGAGATCCACTCTCGTTCTTTCAAACTCTAGAATATCGGCTTATCTTCTCCTCTCAGGACAATCCATTCATCCCAGGAAGTAATCAATTTGTAaattgctcatttctaagcttcctcccagtctagtttcagtaaaaacactgaatcaagcacttgaagcaactacattttattttaacaaaacacattacagttcaactactgtacctatcccaccgcgggttagatcctcgtatctgcctgttcaagctcTCTTGGCCTCGCTCAGACAGCGATGCTCCAGAAAGTCACGCagtccaagcgctctcccagaagatcgacgctagACCTCGTGGTAGTGGACTTTTAtttgtcccgggacctcgaggggccgaaccacataggggtggtctcttaatagcCCAATTAcagattaaccccatacataacagacatttcgcTAACCCAATAATAcggcagctcaatacattgtattcaaactggACTACGCAAGGAAGCCAATTTAGaagcatttaccctgatctgccagaAACCCAAAAAGGCTCAATacttcatccaatcaacacttggcaatgtagaactctgcaacattatttacaactatttactagtgtatatctggtttgcagcaatccaacccattctatgcattttgcatttaatcgacagggtctgcagatgttcttattcttttcttgcaaattgtatctaggctctagacacactggcaccactccaaagcttgtcccagctctgcagagagcaattccaaattgaccaaacctCCCAGAAGCCCTGAAGCTTTGACTCCATTTTGaagtcctggcctctccaatttagcTAGGATTAACAAATTGACCCTTCCTTGACCTCCCTGTCTATCGCAAACCCAACAACGAAAATTAGATTTGCCAACGTAAAATACAGCCTGACATGATCTAAAAGCAAAGAACGATCCCATCACGGCCCCTGCACCGCCACCCAAATCCCAAATGTTGCCCTTAAAATATCTGCACCTGGCAGCAAGGCTGTTTTACTGTGCAGAAGAAGTAATGCAATTGACAACCATAATCAGCATCGTCAGGAGATCACCAGCCCACGACATGCATGCAATGCACATGTCCCCATGCATTCATACAATCCACGTGGGACAGACAAAGTACAGAAGGATAGATTTCAGGATATTGACAGAATCAAGGAACGATGTCGATACTGGAAAATGGTATTGAGGTAAAATATCCTCGATCTTCAAAACCGctgaaaag
It contains:
- the LOC129712689 gene encoding interleukin-6-like isoform X1, which codes for MCGRVAAFPVLELVDAAGRLQTPALGCATCAPLALQIRSTTAALRDTQLCEFFSFCDGDQGSLLTYDFNLPQIRAQDRCTSSSFHKETCLRAIATGLQKYNPFLLSVETSILSSNDQMTWVRSSAQRLAELLMHQVSVNGNRLLNSAYGAGKYCSLQVQPTDSNSYQDYISSHSASCKDSRYKREDTKNLLAKYVRTFQNQGPQS